A part of Arcobacter sp. F2176 genomic DNA contains:
- a CDS encoding pseudouridine synthase, which translates to MYLINITANDSKILLVLNKPKGYLVTRTDDLGRKTVYDLLPDWAFHDGWMPIGRLDLESKGLLLFTTNGKIGDALTKPGNCTKIYEIWVRGYVTDEHIFQASKGVESIHGLLKAKVVKVGIGGAKTKLLVELEEGKNRHIRRLFGALKDPKFGTPLKVLSLNRISIGNFKLDVEIGKWRYLSLEEEKTLF; encoded by the coding sequence ATATACCTGATAAATATTACAGCAAATGATTCTAAAATACTATTAGTACTTAATAAGCCAAAGGGATATTTGGTCACTCGAACTGATGACCTTGGGAGAAAGACAGTTTATGACTTATTGCCTGATTGGGCTTTTCACGATGGCTGGATGCCAATAGGGCGTCTTGATTTAGAGTCTAAAGGGCTTTTGTTATTTACAACTAATGGCAAGATAGGTGATGCTTTAACTAAACCTGGCAATTGTACTAAGATATATGAGATTTGGGTTAGGGGCTATGTTACTGATGAGCATATTTTTCAAGCCAGTAAGGGAGTGGAAAGTATTCATGGTCTATTAAAGGCAAAAGTTGTAAAAGTAGGTATTGGTGGTGCTAAAACAAAACTCTTAGTGGAACTTGAAGAGGGCAAGAATCGGCATATTCGTAGGCTTTTTGGCGCACTAAAAGATCCAAAATTTGGAACACCTTTGAAAGTCTTAAGCTTAAATCGAATCAGCATAGGAAACTTTAAACTTGACGTAGAGATTGGCAAATGGCGTTATCTTTCTTTGGAGGAAGAGAAAACATTATTTTAA
- a CDS encoding DUF1566 domain-containing protein — protein MIFVMTACLPHQEELNVMLNKYNITKKIYIKNDVNGYNTYGKDKEVIQVLKRGKEYNIVDIKENYVRLRKSKNNNLKSDVWVTIDEIETQPTYFITLLISVPNSEILLNNKKYNSNLRFPRGVYTVDVSADNFLDKRLNFDVSKDTIEEITLDFDIEAQKYKMEKEKKQRERIEKERIRKEEKKSIYIDKKQKLMWQDNSAVLKIKKSWLTKTNYDGKNYFNIVGDTAMSYCKNLTLAKFKDWRLPTKDELKNLSTQKDKLKNISSNWYWSATSNNNNSERAWSIYFDNGDGYSDLKNASNYVRCIRDGIQ, from the coding sequence ATGATATTTGTAATGACTGCTTGTTTACCCCATCAAGAAGAGTTAAATGTTATGTTAAATAAATATAATATTACTAAAAAAATTTATATTAAAAACGATGTAAATGGATATAACACATATGGAAAAGATAAAGAAGTTATACAAGTTCTAAAAAGAGGAAAAGAATATAATATTGTTGATATAAAAGAAAATTATGTAAGACTTAGAAAATCAAAAAATAATAATCTTAAAAGTGATGTGTGGGTCACTATAGATGAAATAGAAACACAACCAACATATTTTATAACACTACTAATTAGTGTTCCTAACTCAGAAATACTATTAAATAATAAAAAATATAATTCTAATCTTAGATTTCCACGAGGAGTCTATACCGTTGATGTAAGTGCTGATAATTTTTTAGATAAAAGATTAAATTTTGATGTATCTAAAGATACAATTGAAGAGATTACTTTAGATTTTGATATTGAAGCACAAAAATATAAAATGGAAAAAGAGAAAAAGCAAAGAGAAAGAATAGAAAAAGAGAGAATAAGAAAAGAAGAAAAAAAGAGTATTTATATAGATAAAAAACAAAAACTTATGTGGCAAGATAATAGTGCTGTATTAAAAATCAAAAAATCATGGCTAACTAAAACAAATTATGATGGGAAAAACTATTTTAATATAGTTGGTGATACGGCTATGAGTTATTGTAAAAACTTAACTCTTGCTAAATTTAAAGATTGGAGACTCCCTACTAAGGATGAACTGAAAAATCTTTCTACACAAAAAGATAAATTGAAAAATATTAGTTCCAATTGGTATTGGAGTGCTACTTCAAACAATAATAATAGTGAACGAGCATGGAGTATATATTTTGATAATGGTGATGGATATAGTGATCTCAAAAATGCTAGTAATTATGTTCGATGCATACGAGATGGGATACAGTGA
- a CDS encoding glycosyltransferase family 2 protein — MRYIILSIIIAILFQIFFWISHNNLVTLIESPSKKVQSLSYTPYYGYEKKVLSQEQIKNDLKILSPIAKKIRTYSSIDAQIILEATDEKIMPIDLGIWLSGDYKKNDIEIQKALKLLKKYPNRIENIIVGNEVLLRKDLTKKELFAYIDYMKEFTDKPISSAETWDIWEKTKELTNHVDFITIHILPYWEEVPIKQFNSFVIDKYKAIENLFPNKKIYIGEIGWPSNGYNNVKAIPNLKNEATAIRGFINLAKDNSWSYNIIEAFDQPWKGYAEGNIGQYWGIFDAQRNLKFKLVGDIELNQFWFYQMIATIIIGALLTFFGLRNKKLNIYHALAYAIVAQGMAVGIVMAFMYPFINYMNLGMWGMWGIGTLLMIPLVIMTLAKANELFKSSIGTPPTRIFPLNLTSENIPFVSIHVPAYKEQPHALAETLQALSNLKYPNYEVLVIINNTPEEFYWKPIETLCKELGNKFVFMNITCTGFKAGALNKALEQTNKDAEIIAVIDADYVVEPTWLVDLVPLFDDPKVAIVQAPQDHRDGDESIIKTAMNEEYAGFFDIGMIDRNEENAIVVHGTMVMVRLSAMLKVGGWGTDTIVEDSELGLRLFEAGYIAHYTNKRYGYGLLPDTFEAFKTQRHRWAYGAIQILKKHWKEFKPSATKLSSTQKKKFITGWIFWLSDAMGPIMAIMNIIWVPVIIFVGVTIPTIPLTVPIITAFLVNVLHTFILYRIKVKASFKETFLSSIASMSLQLIIFKAVWDGFVKDGLPFKRTQKGGKAKKSDNPIIYETILCLLLLISFFTLIYINKTRIIEIYVFAITIFIQSIPYISAIIMRYLELYSIKNQKN; from the coding sequence TTGAGATATATTATATTAAGTATTATCATTGCAATCTTATTTCAAATATTCTTTTGGATTTCTCATAATAATTTAGTCACACTAATTGAATCACCATCTAAGAAAGTACAATCATTATCTTATACTCCATATTATGGGTATGAAAAAAAAGTTTTATCACAGGAACAAATAAAAAATGATTTGAAGATTTTGTCACCTATTGCAAAAAAAATTAGAACTTACTCTTCAATAGATGCACAAATTATATTAGAAGCTACAGATGAAAAAATCATGCCTATTGATTTAGGTATTTGGTTAAGTGGTGATTATAAAAAAAATGATATAGAAATTCAAAAAGCTTTAAAATTACTTAAAAAATACCCAAATAGAATTGAAAATATTATTGTAGGAAATGAAGTTTTACTGAGAAAAGATTTAACTAAAAAGGAACTCTTTGCATATATTGATTATATGAAAGAGTTCACTGATAAACCCATCTCAAGTGCTGAAACTTGGGATATTTGGGAAAAGACTAAAGAGTTAACTAATCATGTTGATTTTATAACAATCCATATCTTGCCATATTGGGAAGAAGTACCTATCAAACAATTTAACAGTTTTGTTATAGACAAATATAAGGCAATTGAAAATCTATTTCCAAATAAAAAGATATATATTGGAGAGATAGGTTGGCCAAGTAATGGTTATAATAATGTTAAGGCTATACCTAATTTAAAAAATGAAGCAACAGCCATTAGAGGATTTATAAATCTTGCTAAAGATAATAGTTGGTCTTATAATATAATTGAAGCGTTTGACCAACCATGGAAAGGTTATGCAGAAGGTAATATAGGACAATATTGGGGAATATTTGATGCTCAAAGAAATTTAAAGTTTAAATTAGTAGGAGATATTGAATTAAACCAATTTTGGTTTTATCAAATGATTGCCACTATTATAATAGGGGCTTTATTAACATTTTTTGGACTAAGAAATAAAAAGTTAAATATCTATCATGCCTTAGCTTATGCAATAGTAGCTCAAGGTATGGCAGTGGGGATTGTAATGGCATTTATGTATCCTTTCATCAACTATATGAATTTGGGGATGTGGGGGATGTGGGGGATAGGAACACTTCTAATGATACCTCTTGTAATTATGACCCTTGCAAAAGCAAATGAACTTTTTAAATCTTCAATTGGTACACCTCCCACAAGAATATTTCCTCTTAATTTAACATCTGAGAATATCCCTTTTGTCTCTATTCATGTACCAGCATATAAAGAGCAACCTCATGCCTTAGCTGAAACTTTACAAGCACTGTCTAATCTAAAGTACCCAAACTATGAAGTTCTTGTAATAATTAACAATACACCAGAAGAATTTTATTGGAAACCCATTGAAACCCTATGCAAGGAATTAGGTAATAAATTTGTATTTATGAATATAACTTGTACAGGATTTAAAGCTGGGGCATTAAATAAAGCCTTAGAACAAACAAATAAAGATGCTGAAATCATAGCAGTAATCGATGCAGATTATGTAGTTGAACCTACTTGGTTAGTTGATTTAGTTCCTCTATTTGATGACCCCAAAGTTGCCATAGTACAAGCACCACAAGATCATAGAGATGGTGATGAATCTATCATAAAAACAGCAATGAATGAAGAGTATGCAGGTTTCTTTGATATTGGAATGATTGATAGAAATGAAGAAAATGCCATAGTTGTACATGGAACAATGGTTATGGTTAGATTAAGTGCAATGCTAAAAGTTGGTGGATGGGGAACAGATACCATCGTAGAAGATAGTGAACTTGGGCTTAGGTTATTTGAAGCAGGTTATATAGCACACTATACAAATAAAAGATATGGTTATGGTCTTCTTCCTGATACATTTGAAGCATTTAAAACTCAAAGGCATAGATGGGCTTATGGAGCTATACAAATTCTAAAAAAACACTGGAAGGAATTTAAACCCTCAGCTACTAAACTTAGTTCCACTCAAAAGAAAAAGTTTATTACTGGATGGATTTTTTGGTTAAGTGATGCTATGGGCCCTATAATGGCTATCATGAATATTATTTGGGTGCCTGTTATTATATTTGTTGGTGTTACAATTCCTACTATTCCACTAACAGTTCCAATTATTACTGCATTTTTAGTAAATGTTTTGCATACTTTTATTTTATATAGGATCAAAGTAAAAGCTAGTTTTAAAGAGACTTTCTTAAGTTCTATTGCCTCTATGAGTCTACAACTTATTATTTTTAAAGCAGTTTGGGATGGATTTGTAAAAGATGGGTTGCCTTTTAAAAGAACACAAAAAGGTGGAAAAGCTAAAAAGAGTGATAACCCAATAATATATGAAACTATTTTATGTTTATTATTACTAATCTCTTTTTTCACACTAATTTATATAAATAAAACAAGAATAATAGAAATATATGTATTTGCAATAACTATATTTATTCAAAGTATCCCCTATATCTCAGCAATTATTATGAGATATTTAGAATTATACTCTATAAAAAACCAGAAAAATTAG